In Desulfuromonas sp., a genomic segment contains:
- a CDS encoding threonine-phosphate decarboxylase, with protein MAISDVNSTHGGKVFQATRELGLPLEKILDFSASINPLGMPEAVHKAAVDAISTSIHYPEVDAASFIDRLAECYELDHANFLAGSGSTELIYLVPRCFRPAKALIVAPAFSEYARSLQQVGCRTETVALSADDDFSFDAEKVLSAVDGTTDLVFLANPGNPTGTGIERKGLQQLADRLPENCLLVVDEAFIDFCPELSIIEEVDERPNLIVLRSLTKFYAIPGLRAGYLAASSELIQQLRSFSAPWTLATPAIAAARSCLLEKDYRERSLKLIPQWRQQLVDGLRALNLHVYPSDANYLLVRLPKDGRTAGTVSQVLLQQGVLIRDCSDFVSLDERYFRIAVRGAQENLRLLSGLKGILL; from the coding sequence ATGGCTATTTCAGATGTAAATTCGACGCACGGCGGCAAGGTTTTTCAGGCGACCCGGGAGCTCGGTTTGCCCCTCGAGAAAATCCTCGATTTTTCAGCCAGCATCAATCCCCTCGGCATGCCGGAAGCGGTTCATAAGGCGGCGGTCGATGCCATTTCAACATCGATTCACTACCCGGAAGTTGATGCCGCATCGTTCATTGATCGTCTCGCCGAATGCTACGAACTCGATCATGCAAATTTTCTCGCCGGGTCCGGCTCGACCGAACTGATCTATCTTGTTCCGCGCTGTTTCCGGCCGGCGAAAGCCTTGATTGTTGCCCCGGCGTTCAGTGAATATGCTCGAAGTTTGCAGCAGGTCGGCTGTCGAACGGAAACAGTGGCCCTGTCAGCAGATGATGATTTCAGCTTTGACGCTGAAAAGGTTCTGAGTGCGGTTGACGGGACTACCGACCTTGTTTTTCTCGCCAACCCGGGCAACCCGACCGGTACTGGAATTGAGCGGAAAGGGCTGCAGCAACTGGCCGACCGGTTGCCGGAGAACTGTCTGCTGGTGGTCGATGAGGCTTTTATCGACTTTTGCCCGGAGCTTTCGATCATTGAAGAGGTTGATGAGCGGCCAAACCTTATTGTTTTGCGCTCTCTGACCAAGTTTTATGCAATCCCCGGTTTGCGCGCCGGGTACCTCGCCGCTTCATCTGAACTGATTCAGCAATTGCGCTCTTTTTCGGCGCCATGGACGCTGGCCACACCGGCCATCGCCGCGGCCCGGTCCTGTCTGCTCGAGAAAGATTACCGGGAGCGCAGCCTTAAGCTGATACCGCAGTGGCGGCAGCAGCTCGTCGATGGTCTCCGCGCCTTGAACCTTCATGTATATCCCTCTGATGCCAACTATCTGCTAGTTCGCTTGCCCAAAGATGGGCGAACCGCCGGTACGGTGAGCCAGGTTCTCCTGCAGCAGGGAGTGCTGATTCGTGATTGCAGCGATTTTGTTTCTCTGGATGAGCGATATTTCAGGATCGCTGTTCGCGGAGCGCAGGAAAACCTGCGGCTGCT
- the cobD gene encoding cobalamin biosynthesis protein CobD encodes MDIWLLLAAFALDLLVGDPRFMHHPVIYIGTLINWLELLLASMLDNRKLAGFLLCGSVVAVTGGLTWLVLLVALRLHPVIHGLISLYLAYTTIALRQLHIESREVVHLVERGQLDAARRSLSLIVGRDTAKLDEEQILQACIETVSENTSDGVIAPLFYLFLGGPVLAMIYKAANTLDSMVGYRDDRYREMGWVSARFDDLLNLVPARLTGLLMVIASFPLALNPWAALKVMLRDARKTSSPNAGYPEAAAAGALGIQLGGPARYFGEMVEKPFLGDPDRQINIGRYRAMIRLMYVTAFLTLGLGVFLSWLFQM; translated from the coding sequence ATGGATATCTGGTTATTGCTTGCGGCTTTTGCTCTCGACCTGCTGGTCGGTGATCCCCGGTTCATGCATCACCCGGTTATCTATATCGGTACCCTGATCAACTGGCTCGAGCTGCTGCTGGCCAGCATGCTCGACAACCGTAAGCTGGCCGGGTTCCTCCTGTGTGGCTCCGTCGTCGCGGTGACCGGCGGTCTGACCTGGCTGGTGCTGCTGGTTGCTTTACGCCTGCACCCGGTTATCCACGGCCTGATATCGCTTTATCTCGCCTATACGACAATCGCCCTGCGGCAGTTGCATATCGAGAGTCGGGAAGTGGTGCATCTGGTCGAGAGAGGTCAGCTGGATGCGGCCAGAAGATCCCTCTCCCTGATCGTCGGACGGGATACGGCCAAACTCGATGAGGAGCAGATCCTGCAGGCCTGTATCGAGACGGTTTCCGAAAACACTTCGGATGGTGTGATCGCACCGCTCTTTTATCTGTTCCTCGGAGGACCGGTGCTGGCAATGATATACAAAGCGGCGAATACACTCGATTCAATGGTTGGCTATCGCGATGATCGCTACCGTGAAATGGGTTGGGTTTCGGCCCGCTTTGATGATCTGCTCAACCTGGTGCCGGCCCGTCTGACCGGATTGTTGATGGTCATCGCTTCGTTTCCGCTGGCACTTAATCCCTGGGCGGCGCTCAAGGTAATGCTGCGTGACGCCCGCAAGACGAGCAGCCCCAATGCCGGATACCCCGAAGCTGCCGCAGCCGGCGCTTTAGGAATTCAGCTCGGAGGTCCGGCCAGGTATTTCGGTGAAATGGTCGAAAAACCGTTTCTCGGTGATCCTGATCGCCAGATCAATATCGGGCGTTACCGGGCGATGATCCGCTTGATGTACGTCACGGCTTTCTTAACTCTTGGATTGGGGGTATTTCTGTCATGGCTATTTCAGATGTAA